The proteins below come from a single Candidatus Bathyarchaeota archaeon genomic window:
- a CDS encoding argininosuccinate synthase, whose translation MKEKIVLAYSGGLDTSVLIKYIQEKYDADVITVTVDVGQQEDLEGAALKAQNLGVYKHFSIDAKDEFAKDYIFPAIKANALYEGKYPISTSLSRPLIAKKMVEIAQAEGATGLAHGCTGRGNDQVRFDISLSSLAPGKKVLAPIREWGMTREEEMEYAKTKGIHVSENAKKYSIDASVWGRAIECGLLEDANNIPPDDAYEWTVAPEKAPDKPEIVTIGFEAGVPVSVNGKKMVPLELVMEVNKIAGRNGVGRIDHIEDRLVGIKSREVYECPAALVILEAHKDLEKMVMTRHQVLFKQHVDAEWVFLAYAGLWVDPLKDDLDAYINKSQENVTGEVKLKLYKGSMIVIGRSSPYSLYDKNLANYNIKTSFNQSYSHGFIELWGLQTRMYNSLKKAAEDAK comes from the coding sequence ATAAAAGAAAAAATTGTGCTCGCTTACAGTGGCGGATTAGACACATCCGTGCTAATCAAGTACATTCAAGAAAAATACGACGCCGATGTGATAACTGTAACTGTCGACGTTGGACAACAAGAAGACCTTGAGGGTGCAGCATTAAAAGCCCAAAACCTCGGCGTCTACAAACACTTCTCCATTGACGCCAAAGACGAGTTTGCCAAAGACTACATTTTCCCAGCAATCAAAGCCAACGCGCTCTACGAGGGCAAATATCCCATAAGCACCAGTCTTTCCCGACCTCTAATCGCCAAGAAAATGGTTGAAATCGCCCAAGCCGAAGGCGCAACGGGTCTTGCACACGGTTGTACTGGACGCGGAAACGACCAAGTTCGCTTTGATATATCTCTTAGCAGTTTGGCACCCGGCAAAAAAGTCCTCGCGCCCATTCGTGAATGGGGCATGACCCGCGAAGAAGAAATGGAATATGCCAAAACCAAAGGCATCCACGTTTCTGAAAACGCTAAAAAATACAGTATAGATGCCAGTGTTTGGGGACGCGCCATCGAATGCGGTTTACTTGAGGATGCAAACAATATTCCCCCAGATGACGCTTACGAGTGGACTGTCGCGCCCGAGAAGGCACCTGATAAACCAGAAATCGTCACCATCGGTTTTGAGGCAGGTGTTCCCGTTTCTGTTAACGGCAAAAAGATGGTGCCGCTTGAGCTTGTAATGGAAGTTAACAAGATTGCTGGACGAAACGGTGTAGGACGAATCGACCATATTGAAGACCGACTCGTTGGCATCAAATCCCGTGAAGTTTACGAGTGCCCAGCTGCGCTTGTTATACTTGAAGCCCACAAAGATCTAGAAAAGATGGTCATGACACGTCACCAAGTTCTTTTCAAACAGCATGTTGATGCTGAATGGGTGTTTTTGGCTTATGCTGGTTTATGGGTCGACCCCTTAAAGGATGATTTGGATGCTTACATTAACAAGTCACAAGAAAACGTGACAGGCGAAGTTAAACTGAAACTCTACAAGGGCAGCATGATAGTTATCGGGCGCAGCTCACCATACTCGCTCTATGACAAGAACCTTGCAAACTATAACATCAAAACCAGTTTCAACCAGTCATACTCACATGGATTCATTGAACTGTGGGGCTTGCAAACCCGAATGTACAACAGCTTAAAGAAAGCTGCCGAGGACGCCAAGTAA
- a CDS encoding ACT domain-containing protein: protein MTIAQNVRELLKNKPYLLEALEQGIVNLSELSRQLQGELKTTNTSAVKAALRRYSEELQKHKKRREEKVRHLLKKSNIAVYDRKAVMITSKEINQKKAMKVDLLDKFVYLLDKNEMPPRISTLDRHDNCTMIVVHSPEELEATPGVVAFLANRLAEQNVNMVEFISCWTETIIVVEKKDSLKTYEVLSNLVS, encoded by the coding sequence ATGACCATAGCACAAAACGTCCGCGAACTTCTCAAAAACAAACCATATCTACTCGAAGCCCTAGAGCAGGGCATAGTCAATCTCAGCGAACTATCAAGGCAACTCCAAGGCGAACTAAAAACCACCAACACCAGCGCAGTAAAAGCAGCCCTGCGCCGCTACTCCGAAGAACTCCAAAAACACAAAAAAAGACGAGAAGAAAAAGTCCGCCACCTACTCAAAAAAAGCAACATCGCAGTATACGACCGCAAAGCCGTCATGATAACCTCCAAAGAAATCAACCAAAAAAAAGCAATGAAAGTCGACCTACTCGACAAATTCGTGTATTTACTTGACAAAAACGAGATGCCCCCACGCATAAGCACCCTTGACCGCCACGACAACTGCACCATGATAGTTGTACACTCCCCCGAAGAACTGGAAGCAACACCGGGAGTTGTCGCGTTTTTAGCCAACCGCCTTGCTGAGCAGAATGTGAACATGGTTGAGTTCATCAGTTGCTGGACAGAAACCATCATCGTTGTAGAGAAGAAGGACAGCCTAAAAACCTATGAAGTCTTATCAAACCTAGTGAGCTAA
- a CDS encoding QueT transporter family protein: MQNRVKTKIIAFIAMYAALYAALVVVLGDLSFGLVNIRIADAMLAVVPLVGFAGVLGHTLGVFIGNVFSTVGLVDLLNTIPSFVMAFVVYYVYKRTRNDYSVLATCIAYSLVLGTTVGWMLSAVFDMPLLPTIGWVMVGNLIVTTLIGWPMFKLLKRTGIFEKWFPIEEEKKK; this comes from the coding sequence TTGCAAAATAGAGTAAAAACCAAAATCATAGCATTTATTGCCATGTATGCTGCACTCTACGCAGCGCTTGTTGTCGTTTTAGGGGATTTATCTTTTGGACTAGTAAACATCCGCATTGCCGATGCCATGCTTGCAGTTGTGCCCTTGGTCGGTTTCGCGGGTGTTTTAGGACACACATTAGGCGTGTTTATAGGAAACGTCTTTTCCACAGTTGGATTAGTGGATTTGCTAAACACAATTCCATCCTTTGTCATGGCCTTTGTAGTCTATTATGTGTACAAACGGACGAGAAATGATTACTCTGTGCTGGCAACATGCATTGCGTATTCACTTGTGCTAGGCACGACAGTAGGCTGGATGCTATCTGCCGTTTTTGATATGCCGTTGTTGCCGACGATAGGATGGGTTATGGTGGGTAACCTCATTGTAACCACGCTTATTGGGTGGCCCATGTTTAAACTTCTAAAAAGAACAGGCATATTTGAAAAATGGTTCCCAATTGAGGAGGAAAAGAAAAAGTGA
- the queC gene encoding 7-cyano-7-deazaguanine synthase QueC: MSTPKKCVIVLSGGPDSATVAYWAKTKGYQIYPITFKYGQIAEKETQAAQKIAKSLNTNTKIIDLSNLKDIFGEATSLVNREIPLTAEFSSPIIVPFRNAIFLSVAVAYAVTVGAKEIFYGAQGSDEPFYPDCRREFYEAFEKAAKLGTDEDITIKAPFSNMKKAELLKEAATLGVPLQLTWSCYLDREAHCGKCESCVNRKKAFKEAGVKDPTDYEA, translated from the coding sequence GTGAGCACACCCAAAAAATGTGTAATAGTTCTAAGCGGTGGACCAGACTCCGCCACGGTTGCGTACTGGGCAAAAACAAAAGGATACCAGATATACCCGATAACCTTCAAGTATGGACAAATAGCTGAAAAAGAAACCCAAGCAGCACAAAAAATCGCCAAAAGCCTAAACACCAACACTAAAATCATTGACCTAAGCAACCTAAAAGACATCTTCGGCGAAGCAACTTCCCTTGTAAACCGGGAAATCCCCCTAACAGCCGAATTCAGCAGCCCAATCATTGTTCCTTTCAGAAACGCCATTTTCCTCTCTGTTGCCGTCGCATACGCAGTCACGGTTGGAGCCAAAGAGATTTTTTATGGCGCTCAAGGTTCTGATGAACCATTTTATCCTGATTGCAGACGAGAATTCTACGAAGCCTTTGAAAAAGCAGCCAAACTGGGAACAGACGAAGACATCACAATAAAGGCGCCCTTTAGCAACATGAAAAAAGCTGAATTACTAAAAGAAGCCGCAACTTTAGGTGTTCCCCTGCAACTTACATGGTCATGCTATCTGGACAGGGAAGCTCATTGTGGAAAATGTGAGTCCTGCGTGAACCGCAAAAAAGCATTCAAAGAAGCAGGCGTCAAAGACCCAACAGATTATGAAGCCTAA
- a CDS encoding thioredoxin domain-containing protein has protein sequence MSTTPKPNRLIHQKSPYLQQHAYNPVDWYPWSQEALDKAKAEDKPIFLSIGYSTCHWCHVMEQECFNDQQVADLLNNAFVCIKVDREERPDLDATYMAVCQAMGRRCGWPLHIIMTPSLNPFLAASYIPKQSRPGVIGMIDLIPHISQTWKNQRAQLETVGADIKSRFSVQEKREPEQLGSQIMQDTFDRLKLDFDPDNGGFGSAPKFPTPHKLLFLLRYYRQTGEQKALEMAEKTLRLMRLGGIFDQVGLGFHRYSTDEQWLVPHFEKMLYDQALLALAYVEAYQATGAGKFMITAKEVLDYCLRDMQDEQGGFYSAQDADSEGEEGKYYLWTTQEIQNVLSEEDFALASELFWLKPEGNYLERGSWTGKNILHMPMPLEGIAQNNNLTLEQLILRMGKILNQIYDVRKKRIPPATDTKVLTDWNGLMIAALAKTASVLNQPKYVEAAKKTADYILTQMHKGNMLYHRSVEGEVSIEGFLDDYAFFIFGLIELYEATFEEKYLKAADELSKEMMSKFWDQKTGGFFQTTETQTGMPKIKQLYDGAIPSGNSVALHDLLWLSRLLNEPLYDSLANQMMQTFARELETAPEAYTYFIANLPFLIGKSYSVVVVGDIKAADTQEMLKQLRTHYLPDIVIQLKTPNIDYQQVEGKATAYVCQNQTCLPATNSIAVMLELLGIKDIKP, from the coding sequence TTGAGCACAACCCCAAAACCCAACAGGCTAATCCACCAAAAAAGCCCCTACCTACAACAGCACGCATACAACCCCGTTGACTGGTACCCATGGAGTCAAGAAGCTCTTGACAAAGCCAAAGCAGAAGACAAACCAATTTTTCTAAGCATCGGCTACAGCACCTGCCACTGGTGCCACGTCATGGAACAAGAATGCTTCAACGACCAACAAGTCGCCGACCTACTCAACAACGCGTTTGTGTGCATCAAGGTTGACCGCGAAGAACGCCCCGATCTAGACGCCACGTACATGGCAGTTTGCCAAGCGATGGGCAGACGCTGTGGCTGGCCACTTCACATCATAATGACGCCGAGTCTTAACCCGTTTCTTGCCGCCAGCTACATACCCAAACAGTCCAGACCCGGTGTAATCGGCATGATAGACCTTATACCTCACATTTCGCAGACATGGAAAAATCAGCGGGCGCAACTGGAAACTGTGGGTGCAGATATTAAATCACGATTTAGTGTTCAAGAAAAACGTGAACCCGAACAATTAGGCAGCCAAATTATGCAAGACACCTTTGACAGGCTAAAGCTGGATTTTGACCCAGATAATGGCGGATTTGGTTCAGCCCCAAAGTTTCCTACGCCCCACAAACTCCTCTTCCTCCTACGCTACTACAGGCAAACTGGCGAGCAGAAGGCGTTGGAGATGGCTGAGAAGACGCTACGGCTGATGCGTTTGGGCGGAATCTTTGACCAAGTCGGCTTGGGTTTTCACCGCTACAGCACCGATGAGCAGTGGCTGGTGCCCCATTTTGAAAAAATGCTCTACGACCAAGCCTTGCTGGCGTTGGCGTATGTTGAAGCTTATCAAGCTACGGGCGCGGGCAAATTTATGATAACGGCTAAGGAAGTTTTGGATTACTGCCTAAGAGATATGCAAGATGAACAGGGTGGGTTTTATTCTGCTCAGGATGCAGACAGCGAAGGAGAAGAAGGAAAGTATTATCTTTGGACAACACAGGAAATCCAAAATGTGCTGTCAGAGGAGGATTTTGCGTTGGCTTCGGAGCTGTTTTGGCTCAAACCCGAAGGTAACTATTTGGAGCGGGGAAGCTGGACAGGTAAAAACATTCTGCACATGCCTATGCCTCTGGAGGGCATTGCTCAGAATAACAATTTGACTCTTGAGCAACTGATTTTAAGAATGGGAAAAATCCTCAACCAAATCTATGATGTTAGGAAAAAACGTATCCCGCCAGCAACAGACACCAAGGTTCTCACTGACTGGAATGGCTTGATGATTGCAGCATTAGCCAAAACCGCCAGCGTACTGAACCAACCCAAATATGTGGAGGCTGCAAAGAAAACCGCTGATTATATCTTAACCCAAATGCACAAGGGCAACATGCTTTATCACCGCAGCGTTGAAGGCGAAGTGTCAATTGAAGGATTTTTAGATGATTATGCCTTCTTCATTTTCGGCTTAATTGAACTGTATGAGGCAACGTTTGAAGAAAAATACCTCAAAGCAGCAGACGAACTCTCCAAAGAGATGATGAGCAAATTCTGGGACCAAAAAACAGGCGGCTTTTTCCAAACCACAGAAACCCAAACAGGCATGCCAAAAATCAAACAACTATATGACGGCGCAATCCCCTCAGGCAACTCGGTTGCATTGCATGATTTGTTGTGGCTTAGCCGACTACTCAATGAACCACTGTATGATTCGTTGGCAAACCAGATGATGCAAACGTTTGCACGTGAACTCGAAACCGCACCCGAAGCCTACACATACTTCATAGCGAACCTGCCCTTTCTGATTGGGAAATCCTACAGCGTGGTCGTTGTGGGCGACATTAAAGCGGCTGATACACAAGAAATGCTCAAACAGCTAAGAACACATTACCTACCAGACATTGTCATCCAACTCAAAACTCCAAACATTGATTACCAGCAAGTTGAGGGCAAAGCAACCGCATACGTATGCCAAAACCAAACCTGCCTACCAGCAACCAACAGCATCGCGGTGATGCTTGAGCTGTTGGGAATAAAAGATATTAAACCATAA
- a CDS encoding GIY-YIG nuclease family protein, translating to MSTLKGIYVLVIEIDKPIEIKIGKLGTRTFQKGIYAYVGSAQNNLEQRVKRHLSKEKRLFWHIDYLLNDEAAKVTKVHYLEKGKADECKIAQLISENALSIEGFGCSDCNCKSHLFHAESFDFLGMFMQQWTMQSIECELAEALSEMQDALEALQKQGFDLT from the coding sequence ATGAGCACGTTGAAAGGCATCTACGTCTTGGTAATCGAAATAGACAAACCAATTGAGATAAAGATTGGCAAACTGGGAACACGCACATTCCAAAAGGGCATATACGCATATGTAGGCTCAGCCCAAAACAATCTAGAGCAAAGAGTAAAGCGGCATCTGAGCAAAGAAAAACGCCTCTTCTGGCACATTGACTACCTACTCAATGATGAAGCAGCAAAAGTAACTAAGGTGCACTATCTGGAAAAAGGCAAAGCCGACGAATGCAAAATCGCCCAGCTAATAAGTGAAAATGCCTTGTCGATTGAGGGGTTTGGTTGTTCCGACTGCAACTGCAAAAGCCACCTGTTTCACGCTGAAAGCTTTGATTTTCTGGGAATGTTCATGCAGCAGTGGACTATGCAAAGCATAGAGTGTGAGTTGGCTGAAGCATTAAGTGAAATGCAGGATGCCTTAGAAGCACTTCAAAAGCAAGGGTTTGACCTGACTTAA
- a CDS encoding aspartate kinase, translating into MNKIVMKFGGTSVGTGESIRHVADLVTQNAKDCKVAVVVSALAGVTNGLLEVACQAKKNDEKRIQAFTKELLKKHTDAITTAITSKQIQNDVTQITEKTIAELEKVLTGICYVGELTPKSKDYVVSFGERLSAPIVWGAIKDHKVDTQCFTGKEAGIVTDSNFGEATPLMNFTTHLIRERLGPLFEKGVIPVVTGFIAADQNGVVTTVGRGGSDYTATILGVALQADEVWIWTDVDGIMTTDPKLVSSAKMIPQLSYQEAAEMAIFGAKAMHPRALGPVIKENIPVRIRNTANPQNTGTLITKEPIVDAKEVVKAVAMIKDVAMLNVNGAGMVGAPGSYAKVFDVLGKNNINVMMVSVAVSEANISLIIKRGLLGRAISNIEIALLERGGIVSEVTAEDDVAVIAVMGANMKGTLGVASKIFSTTAKKGINIRMIAQGSSELNISFVVKEKDGVAVVRAIHEEFNLDKL; encoded by the coding sequence ATGAATAAGATAGTGATGAAGTTTGGCGGAACCAGCGTTGGCACTGGCGAAAGCATTCGGCATGTAGCTGACTTGGTGACGCAAAACGCAAAGGACTGCAAAGTTGCCGTGGTTGTTTCAGCGTTAGCTGGCGTTACCAATGGCTTGCTTGAGGTGGCTTGTCAAGCTAAAAAAAACGACGAAAAAAGAATCCAAGCCTTCACAAAAGAACTCCTAAAAAAACACACAGATGCCATCACCACAGCCATAACCAGCAAACAAATTCAAAATGACGTTACCCAAATCACCGAAAAAACCATCGCGGAACTCGAAAAGGTCCTAACGGGTATCTGCTACGTCGGCGAGCTTACCCCTAAATCTAAAGATTACGTGGTTTCCTTTGGGGAACGATTATCCGCACCCATAGTTTGGGGCGCCATAAAAGACCACAAAGTTGACACGCAATGCTTCACAGGAAAAGAAGCAGGCATCGTCACCGACTCCAACTTTGGCGAAGCAACCCCCCTGATGAACTTCACCACGCACCTTATTCGTGAGCGGCTCGGTCCACTCTTTGAGAAGGGCGTAATTCCGGTTGTCACAGGGTTTATCGCTGCAGACCAAAACGGCGTGGTTACCACTGTGGGACGCGGCGGCTCAGATTATACAGCAACGATTTTGGGTGTTGCATTGCAGGCTGATGAGGTTTGGATTTGGACCGACGTGGACGGCATCATGACCACTGACCCCAAACTCGTCTCATCCGCAAAAATGATTCCACAGCTAAGCTATCAAGAAGCGGCGGAAATGGCGATTTTCGGCGCAAAAGCCATGCACCCTCGCGCGTTGGGACCAGTAATCAAAGAAAACATCCCCGTTAGAATCCGAAACACCGCAAACCCCCAAAACACAGGTACACTCATCACTAAAGAGCCAATTGTTGATGCAAAGGAAGTTGTCAAAGCCGTTGCCATGATAAAAGATGTTGCAATGCTTAACGTGAACGGGGCAGGAATGGTTGGTGCACCGGGAAGCTACGCTAAAGTCTTTGATGTGCTGGGCAAAAACAACATCAACGTCATGATGGTCTCCGTAGCGGTTTCCGAAGCCAACATCTCCCTGATAATCAAACGCGGACTCTTAGGCAGAGCAATCAGTAACATCGAAATTGCCCTTTTGGAGCGTGGCGGAATCGTCAGCGAAGTCACTGCGGAAGATGATGTTGCAGTCATTGCCGTTATGGGCGCGAACATGAAAGGCACCTTGGGCGTTGCCTCAAAAATCTTCAGCACAACCGCCAAGAAAGGCATAAACATCCGCATGATAGCGCAAGGCAGCTCTGAGCTTAACATTTCCTTTGTCGTCAAAGAAAAAGACGGTGTAGCAGTTGTCCGCGCAATACATGAAGAATTTAATTTAGATAAACTCTAA
- a CDS encoding homoserine dehydrogenase, protein MRIILVGYGVVGKGVATILAQRTMDRANDYGFNPKIVAIADIDGAVINSRGLSAEKLEQIKQRGRPISADPEFGHPELSALDVIETVEAEVVVEVTPVNIQTAEPALSHITKAFKTGKHVVTTNKGPLALAMPALTELAEYNNVFLRFSGTVGGGTPMLEFAKRCLAGDRILGIRGILNGTTNYILTEMAQNHVTFQDALSSAQKLGYAEREPSMDIDGFDTACKVVILANWIMGKKVTLKDVDRTGIRDVTLDMLEDASKRGNTLKLIGAIEGDSVSVKPTEIPKTNPLCVSGVLNAITFQTEYAADQTLIGRGACGIETASAVLRDLLDIRHKLATKMLN, encoded by the coding sequence ATGAGGATAATCTTAGTTGGCTATGGTGTCGTGGGCAAAGGTGTCGCCACGATTCTTGCGCAAAGAACAATGGATAGAGCTAACGATTATGGGTTTAACCCAAAGATTGTTGCAATCGCCGACATAGACGGTGCAGTCATTAATTCCCGAGGGTTAAGCGCTGAAAAACTTGAACAAATCAAACAACGTGGTCGCCCAATTTCCGCAGACCCCGAGTTTGGTCATCCTGAACTTTCCGCGTTAGATGTGATTGAAACTGTTGAAGCCGAAGTTGTCGTGGAAGTAACTCCAGTTAACATTCAAACTGCTGAACCAGCCCTCAGCCACATCACCAAAGCCTTCAAAACAGGCAAACACGTGGTCACAACCAACAAGGGACCCTTAGCATTAGCAATGCCTGCCCTTACAGAACTGGCAGAATACAATAACGTGTTTTTGCGTTTCAGTGGGACAGTGGGCGGTGGAACCCCGATGCTAGAGTTCGCCAAGCGTTGCTTAGCAGGTGACCGAATTCTTGGAATCCGCGGCATACTTAATGGAACCACTAATTACATCCTAACCGAGATGGCGCAGAACCACGTGACCTTCCAGGATGCGTTGAGTTCTGCGCAGAAGCTTGGTTATGCTGAGCGGGAACCGTCGATGGATATTGATGGGTTTGATACTGCTTGTAAGGTTGTGATTTTGGCTAACTGGATTATGGGCAAAAAAGTTACCCTTAAAGATGTTGACCGAACAGGAATCCGTGATGTTACGCTGGACATGCTTGAGGATGCTTCTAAACGAGGTAACACGCTCAAGCTTATCGGCGCAATTGAAGGCGACAGCGTTTCTGTTAAACCCACAGAGATTCCTAAAACCAACCCGTTGTGCGTCAGCGGAGTTTTGAACGCGATAACTTTCCAGACTGAGTACGCGGCTGACCAAACCTTGATTGGTAGGGGTGCGTGTGGTATTGAGACTGCCAGTGCAGTTTTAAGAGACCTTTTAGATATTAGACATAAGTTAGCAACTAAAATGCTAAATTAA
- the thrC gene encoding threonine synthase — MSFQQCINCGTKYDIDQIVYFCPKCGDILEIKIDLNQVKENLKTSNWQNTPLSVWRYRDFLPIHETTRLVTLSEGGTGLHHSVRLGKEIGLNNLYIKNEGENPTGSFKDRGMTVGVTKAAELGAQHVICASTGNTSASLAAYAARAGLKCTVLIPSGKIAYGKLSQAMIHGAKVLQVRGNFDQALDFVLKLAEKHKSIYLLNSINPFRIEGQKSLGFEICEQLQNQAPDRIIVPVGNAGNISAIWKGIKEFHELGFIDSLPKMTGIQASGSAPVAQAIKSNSQTITPVTKPETIATAIRIGAPVSWKKAVNAIRDSNGTAETVTDEEILVAQKLLARVEGIFVEPASASSIAGLMKLVRNGVIDKDERVVCVTTGHGLKDPDTAISQCEKPVEVDAEISAIEGALGLKVQDAMTVRQ, encoded by the coding sequence ATGAGCTTTCAGCAATGTATCAACTGTGGAACAAAATACGATATTGACCAGATTGTTTATTTCTGCCCCAAATGCGGCGACATCTTAGAAATAAAAATTGACCTAAACCAAGTAAAAGAAAACCTCAAAACCAGCAACTGGCAAAACACTCCTCTGTCAGTTTGGCGCTACCGCGACTTCTTGCCCATCCACGAAACCACACGATTAGTCACCCTAAGCGAAGGCGGAACAGGTCTACACCACAGCGTACGCTTAGGCAAAGAAATCGGCTTAAACAACCTCTACATCAAAAACGAAGGCGAAAACCCAACAGGCAGTTTCAAAGACCGAGGTATGACCGTTGGCGTAACCAAAGCCGCCGAACTTGGAGCACAACACGTCATCTGCGCATCCACAGGTAACACATCCGCAAGTCTCGCCGCCTATGCTGCTCGTGCAGGACTAAAATGTACAGTTCTTATCCCCTCAGGAAAAATCGCTTATGGCAAACTTTCTCAGGCGATGATTCACGGTGCAAAAGTGTTGCAGGTTAGAGGCAATTTTGACCAAGCCTTAGATTTCGTGTTAAAGTTGGCTGAGAAACACAAAAGTATCTATCTGCTTAACTCGATTAATCCGTTTCGTATTGAGGGACAAAAAAGCTTAGGCTTTGAAATCTGCGAACAACTACAAAATCAAGCCCCTGACCGAATAATTGTGCCCGTAGGCAACGCTGGAAACATCAGCGCAATCTGGAAAGGTATCAAAGAATTCCACGAATTAGGCTTCATAGATTCGCTTCCTAAAATGACGGGCATCCAAGCCTCAGGCTCCGCTCCAGTTGCCCAAGCCATAAAATCCAACAGCCAAACAATCACGCCAGTAACCAAACCTGAAACAATCGCAACCGCAATCCGCATCGGTGCACCCGTCAGCTGGAAAAAAGCAGTTAACGCAATCCGAGACTCAAACGGGACAGCTGAAACCGTGACTGATGAGGAGATTTTGGTTGCGCAAAAGCTCTTGGCGCGTGTTGAGGGCATTTTTGTTGAACCTGCCAGTGCTTCATCTATTGCTGGTTTAATGAAACTGGTGCGTAACGGCGTTATCGATAAGGATGAGCGGGTTGTCTGCGTGACAACTGGACACGGCTTAAAGGACCCTGATACTGCGATTAGTCAGTGTGAGAAGCCCGTTGAGGTTGACGCGGAGATTTCTGCTATTGAGGGCGCATTAGGCTTAAAAGTGCAGGATGCCATGACTGTTAGACAGTGA
- a CDS encoding homoserine kinase: MPKPVTVRAPATTANLGPGFDIFGLALDSPCDIVMLTPTSASTIKISVTGLLSNTISVLPEKNTAGIVAKAILTQYNIENGLDIKVHKGIMPGKGLGSSAASAAAVAYGLNQLYKLGLDNDELIAFAAKGEVASAGSAHADNVSPAICGNFTIIKNFTPIKVINLTAPENLHLAVATPYITTPASKTKKARMVIPKMVPLKKLVHNTSKVASIAAGFAVGDVDLIGQSMDDAIVEPARASLIPGYQKIRENALAAGACGVAISGAGPSMLAIVNSKKVDAQKVAQALKEGFGSAGCDSTAFATKPGKGVCVV, translated from the coding sequence TTGCCTAAGCCAGTAACTGTTAGGGCACCTGCAACCACGGCGAATCTGGGTCCCGGGTTTGACATTTTCGGGTTAGCACTAGATTCCCCATGCGATATTGTAATGCTCACGCCAACCTCCGCATCAACCATAAAGATTTCAGTAACAGGGCTCCTGTCAAACACTATCTCGGTGTTGCCTGAAAAAAACACCGCGGGAATCGTAGCTAAAGCTATACTTACCCAATATAACATAGAGAATGGCTTAGACATTAAAGTCCACAAGGGCATCATGCCCGGTAAAGGATTAGGCAGCAGCGCTGCATCAGCAGCAGCCGTCGCATACGGACTCAACCAGCTCTACAAATTAGGATTAGATAATGATGAGTTAATCGCGTTTGCGGCAAAGGGTGAAGTGGCATCTGCAGGCAGCGCACATGCAGACAACGTTTCCCCCGCAATATGCGGAAACTTTACCATCATCAAAAACTTTACCCCAATAAAAGTCATCAACCTAACCGCGCCAGAAAATTTGCACCTCGCCGTTGCAACCCCCTACATCACCACACCCGCCAGCAAAACAAAAAAAGCCCGCATGGTCATACCAAAAATGGTTCCTCTCAAGAAACTGGTTCATAACACCAGCAAAGTAGCTTCCATCGCTGCTGGGTTTGCAGTGGGCGATGTAGATTTGATTGGGCAATCAATGGATGACGCCATTGTTGAGCCTGCACGGGCATCACTAATTCCGGGTTATCAAAAAATTAGGGAAAACGCCCTGGCAGCAGGGGCGTGTGGTGTAGCCATCAGCGGTGCTGGGCCTTCCATGCTGGCAATTGTTAACAGTAAAAAAGTGGATGCCCAAAAAGTTGCTCAAGCCCTCAAGGAAGGTTTTGGTTCGGCAGGTTGTGATTCAACGGCGTTTGCAACTAAGCCCGGAAAAGGAGTATGTGTAGTTTAA